A region of Selenomonadales bacterium 4137-cl DNA encodes the following proteins:
- a CDS encoding aspartate-semialdehyde dehydrogenase, whose product MEKYNVAILGATGAVGTELLDILASRDFPIGKLRLLALEVGTTISFRGSDYVVEEATPEAFRDIQIAFFAGGPISKVLAPEAVKAGAVVIDNSSAFRLEPDVPLIVPEVNIADLNNHNGIIANPNCSTIIMALAINPIHQQAELKRVIVSTCQAVSGAGKAALDELNGQLRDLLDGRQPAASVLPVASLDEHYPIAFNLIPQIDVFQDEGYTKEEMKLVLETRKIMHLPSLPITATTVRAPVLRSHSEFLNLETSRKLPVEEARRILAAAPGVSVLDEPDRQIYPMPAFTAGRDEVFVGRIREDRTVPAGLNIWVVGDQIRKGAALNAIQIAEQLIARRLV is encoded by the coding sequence ATGGAGAAATACAATGTAGCCATCTTGGGCGCGACGGGAGCGGTCGGCACCGAACTGCTCGACATCCTCGCCAGCCGCGACTTTCCCATCGGCAAACTCCGGCTGCTGGCTCTGGAAGTGGGCACGACCATTTCCTTCCGCGGCAGCGACTATGTCGTCGAGGAAGCCACGCCCGAAGCCTTCCGCGACATCCAGATAGCCTTTTTCGCCGGCGGCCCCATCAGCAAGGTCCTCGCCCCGGAAGCGGTCAAGGCGGGCGCCGTCGTCATCGACAACAGCAGCGCCTTCCGCCTTGAGCCCGACGTGCCGCTCATCGTGCCCGAGGTCAACATCGCCGACCTCAACAACCACAACGGCATCATCGCCAACCCCAACTGCTCCACCATCATCATGGCCCTGGCCATCAACCCCATCCATCAGCAAGCCGAACTCAAACGGGTCATCGTCTCCACCTGTCAGGCTGTCTCCGGGGCCGGCAAAGCCGCCCTGGACGAACTCAACGGCCAGCTGCGCGACCTCCTCGACGGCCGCCAGCCCGCGGCGTCCGTACTGCCCGTCGCCTCGCTCGACGAACACTACCCCATCGCCTTCAACCTCATCCCCCAGATCGACGTCTTCCAGGACGAAGGCTACACCAAAGAAGAAATGAAACTGGTGCTCGAAACACGCAAAATCATGCACCTGCCCTCCCTGCCGATCACAGCCACCACGGTGCGCGCCCCCGTCCTCCGCAGCCACTCCGAATTCCTCAACCTCGAAACCAGCCGCAAGCTTCCGGTCGAGGAAGCGCGGCGGATACTGGCCGCCGCACCGGGAGTATCAGTCCTTGACGAGCCCGACCGCCAGATCTACCCCATGCCGGCCTTCACCGCCGGCCGGGACGAAGTTTTCGTGGGCCGCATCCGCGAAGACCGCACCGTACCGGCGGGGCTCAACATCTGGGTCGTCGGCGACCAGATCCGCAAAGGCGCGGCCCTCAACGCCATCCAGATCGCCGAGCAGCTCATCGCCCGACGTCTCGTCTAG
- a CDS encoding sigma 54-interacting transcriptional regulator, which produces MPLKIGIVGSERQCLLLLDLLADQDELGVCAALPLPQEPLAAKRFGAHRALVAASWEDFVARGPEAVFSFLPPSDLPPDWPPAGVELVSYHTTHAVSSLLSLLSRQLNQCEEQRVKYLSALNSVTEGIQIMNEAGIIEYINPAFSKITGIHPAERIGTNVFQVSPDGAAARVLMSGKAATGVRNQAVGSCADVISNGAPIFMAGTLRGAVVAFQEVTDIIRLSEELSTTKELVESLSRELGAAKYSFADMIGANRKLLAAINLSKRAAKNDSTVLITGESGTGKEIVANAIHHASPRWNKPFITVNCASIPEALLESELFGHEKGAFTGAHKAKAGKFELANGGTIFLDEIGDLSSNTQAKLLRVLQEKEVERIGSNHRQAVNVKILAATNRNLQSMVAEGLFRQDLYYRLQVINVTLPPLRERKDDIPLLVDHFLRRICQESGRSSLQMAETCLELLLAHSWPGNVRELQNVLTRAVTICDGDALLPGNFRFLSSGAAPETVPGEEPILPLHEMEKAMVVRALRKYGWSTAGKRSAARELGIALGTLYYKIKQYQLGK; this is translated from the coding sequence ATGCCGCTTAAGATAGGTATTGTCGGCTCGGAACGGCAATGTCTGCTGCTGCTTGATTTGTTGGCCGACCAGGATGAGCTTGGCGTGTGCGCGGCTTTGCCCCTGCCGCAGGAGCCCCTGGCCGCGAAACGGTTCGGGGCGCACCGTGCGCTGGTGGCCGCGTCGTGGGAGGATTTCGTCGCCAGGGGGCCGGAGGCGGTGTTCAGCTTTCTGCCGCCCTCCGACCTCCCGCCGGACTGGCCGCCGGCGGGCGTGGAGCTGGTCAGTTATCACACCACGCACGCGGTGAGCAGTCTGCTAAGCCTGCTGTCCCGCCAGCTGAACCAGTGCGAGGAGCAGCGGGTGAAGTACCTCAGCGCCCTGAATTCCGTCACCGAGGGCATTCAGATCATGAACGAGGCGGGGATCATCGAGTATATCAATCCGGCTTTTTCGAAGATTACCGGCATCCATCCCGCGGAGCGGATCGGGACGAACGTTTTCCAGGTGTCGCCGGACGGCGCGGCGGCGCGGGTGCTGATGTCCGGGAAGGCGGCCACGGGCGTCCGCAACCAGGCGGTGGGATCGTGCGCGGACGTCATTTCCAACGGGGCGCCGATTTTTATGGCCGGTACGCTGCGCGGGGCGGTGGTCGCTTTTCAGGAGGTGACGGATATCATCCGCCTGTCGGAGGAGCTGAGCACCACCAAGGAGCTGGTCGAGTCGCTGAGCCGCGAGCTGGGGGCGGCCAAGTATTCGTTCGCCGATATGATCGGCGCGAACCGCAAGCTGCTGGCGGCGATCAATCTGAGCAAGCGGGCGGCGAAGAACGATTCGACGGTGCTGATAACCGGCGAGAGCGGCACCGGCAAGGAGATCGTCGCCAACGCCATCCACCACGCCAGCCCCCGCTGGAACAAGCCGTTCATCACGGTGAACTGCGCGTCGATCCCGGAGGCGCTGCTGGAGAGCGAGCTGTTCGGTCACGAGAAGGGGGCGTTCACGGGGGCGCACAAGGCCAAGGCGGGCAAGTTCGAGCTGGCCAATGGGGGGACGATTTTCCTCGACGAGATCGGCGATCTGAGTTCAAACACCCAGGCCAAGCTGCTCAGGGTGCTGCAGGAGAAGGAGGTCGAGCGGATTGGCAGCAACCACCGCCAGGCGGTGAATGTGAAGATCCTCGCCGCGACGAACAGGAACCTGCAGAGCATGGTGGCCGAGGGCCTGTTCCGGCAGGATCTTTATTACCGGCTGCAGGTGATAAACGTGACGCTGCCGCCGCTGCGGGAGCGCAAGGACGATATCCCGCTGCTCGTCGATCATTTTCTCCGCCGGATTTGCCAGGAGTCGGGACGGTCCTCCCTGCAGATGGCCGAGACCTGCCTGGAGCTGCTGTTGGCCCACTCGTGGCCGGGCAATGTCCGCGAGCTGCAGAACGTGCTCACGCGGGCGGTGACGATTTGCGACGGCGATGCGCTGCTGCCGGGGAATTTCCGGTTTTTGTCCTCCGGCGCGGCGCCCGAGACGGTGCCGGGCGAGGAGCCTATTCTGCCGCTGCACGAGATGGAGAAGGCGATGGTCGTCAGGGCGCTGAGGAAGTACGGCTGGTCGACGGCCGGCAAGAGGAGCGCCGCCCGGGAGCTCGGCATCGCCCTGGGGACGCTGTATTATAAGATAAAACAGTATCAGCTCGGCAAGTGA
- the glpA gene encoding anaerobic glycerol-3-phosphate dehydrogenase subunit GlpA: MTKTQAVIIGGGATGAGILRDLAMRGVKAVLVERRDLAYGTSSRFHGLLHSGGRYVVKDPESASECIAENRILRKIAHQCVEDTEGFFVRLPEDDPAFEQQWLAACRALGLPAAPLAPAEAVRLEPNLTPRIAAAYRVPDAAVDGFRLCWHNAAAAARHGGEVLTYTEAVGIVTDAGKVTGVAVRDLLSGETRTIACDLVINAAGSWVDKVAALAGAEVRVKPDRGTLIAFNHRFASRVINRLRPPADGDIFVPHGSVTILGTTSAAADRPDDTAPRSDEVLKLLRIGEALFENLADYRILRAFAGTRPLYSAAPGAEGRAASRAFAVIDHRAEGVDGLITVVGGKLTTYRLMAEKAADLACERLGVSVPCRTADEPLVADPAPGLLAAAKKHFPAGGAELAAARLGDAFGAVVRRLEDNPADRALICECELVTLGEIKEIAALPTTHGLGDLRRRTRLGMGTCQGAFCGLRGIGALCAAGFADQSADKLLRDFIEERWAGIRPVLWGKQLREQELLRGIYGASLNIDGAMHDEGI; encoded by the coding sequence ATGACCAAAACGCAGGCCGTCATCATTGGCGGCGGAGCAACCGGCGCAGGCATCCTGCGCGACCTGGCGATGCGGGGCGTCAAAGCCGTTCTGGTGGAGCGGCGCGACCTGGCCTACGGCACCAGCTCGCGCTTTCACGGCCTGCTCCACAGCGGCGGGCGCTATGTCGTCAAAGACCCGGAATCGGCGTCGGAATGCATCGCCGAAAATCGCATCCTGCGAAAAATCGCCCACCAGTGCGTCGAAGACACCGAAGGCTTCTTCGTCCGCCTGCCGGAAGACGACCCCGCCTTCGAACAGCAATGGCTCGCCGCCTGCCGCGCGCTCGGCCTGCCCGCCGCGCCGCTCGCCCCGGCGGAAGCCGTGCGCCTCGAACCCAACCTCACGCCGCGCATCGCCGCCGCCTACCGCGTCCCCGACGCCGCCGTCGACGGCTTCCGGCTCTGCTGGCACAACGCCGCCGCCGCCGCCCGCCACGGCGGTGAAGTCCTCACCTACACCGAAGCCGTCGGCATCGTAACCGACGCAGGCAAAGTCACGGGCGTCGCCGTCCGCGACCTGTTAAGCGGCGAAACCCGCACCATCGCCTGCGACCTGGTCATCAACGCCGCCGGCTCGTGGGTCGACAAGGTCGCCGCCCTAGCCGGCGCCGAAGTCCGCGTCAAACCCGACCGCGGCACCCTCATCGCCTTCAACCACCGCTTCGCCTCCCGCGTCATCAACCGCCTCCGCCCGCCGGCTGACGGCGACATCTTCGTCCCCCACGGCTCGGTCACCATCCTCGGCACCACCTCCGCCGCCGCCGACCGGCCCGACGACACCGCCCCCCGCAGCGACGAAGTCCTCAAACTGCTGCGCATCGGCGAGGCCCTCTTCGAAAACCTGGCCGACTACCGCATCCTCAGGGCCTTCGCCGGCACCCGTCCGCTCTACAGCGCCGCTCCCGGCGCCGAAGGCCGCGCCGCCTCCCGCGCCTTCGCCGTTATCGACCATCGCGCCGAAGGCGTCGACGGCCTCATCACCGTCGTCGGCGGCAAACTCACCACCTACCGCCTGATGGCCGAAAAAGCCGCCGACCTCGCCTGCGAGCGCCTCGGCGTTTCCGTTCCCTGCCGCACCGCCGACGAGCCGCTCGTCGCCGACCCCGCCCCCGGCCTGCTGGCGGCGGCGAAAAAGCACTTCCCCGCCGGCGGGGCCGAACTGGCGGCCGCCAGGCTGGGCGACGCCTTCGGGGCCGTCGTCCGCAGGCTTGAGGACAACCCTGCCGACCGGGCGCTCATCTGCGAATGCGAACTCGTCACCCTCGGGGAAATCAAGGAAATCGCCGCCCTCCCCACCACCCACGGCCTCGGCGACCTCCGCCGCCGGACACGGCTCGGCATGGGCACCTGCCAGGGAGCCTTCTGCGGCCTGCGCGGCATCGGCGCCCTCTGCGCCGCCGGTTTCGCCGACCAAAGCGCGGACAAGCTCCTCCGCGACTTCATCGAGGAGCGGTGGGCGGGGATCCGGCCCGTACTGTGGGGCAAACAACTCAGGGAACAAGAACTCCTCCGCGGCATATACGGCGCGAGTCTCAACATAGATGGAGCGATGCACGATGAAGGAATATGA
- a CDS encoding aspartate kinase, producing the protein MRILVQKFGGTSVSTAERRQQVVARITAAKAAGYAPLVVVSALGRAGEPYATDTLLTLAKEECPVIAKREQDLIMACGEIVAGVIVVGALKKAGHDAVFLTGQQAGIITTPAHGDAQIIRIDPKNVTAHLAAGRIVVVAGFQGASEAGEITTLGRGGSDTSAAALAAAVKAEVAEIYTDVDGIMTADPRVVPAACTIPVISYEEAYQLAIQGAKVIHPRAVEIALRHNLPLRIKSTFGDAAGTLVANDRDGTIERLRGRVAVGLAHKNGYGIIRLAWGKKGTDAAALARMAASGLDADLINITPQGVDIIAAQTDIELAAGQAAAAGLSVAAKVEECAKISLIGCSSPAAAVVNTFVDLLSQAKIGVLHTYTGPFAVSGIVAAADLAAALKALHAGVLEQQGKGG; encoded by the coding sequence ATGCGGATACTAGTCCAGAAATTCGGCGGCACCTCCGTAAGCACCGCCGAACGCCGCCAGCAGGTCGTCGCCCGGATCACCGCCGCCAAGGCGGCCGGTTACGCCCCGCTCGTCGTCGTCTCCGCCCTCGGGCGGGCCGGGGAACCGTACGCCACCGACACCCTCCTCACCCTGGCGAAAGAAGAATGCCCCGTAATCGCCAAACGCGAACAGGACCTCATCATGGCCTGCGGCGAAATCGTCGCCGGCGTCATCGTCGTCGGCGCGCTAAAAAAAGCCGGCCACGACGCCGTCTTCCTCACCGGCCAGCAGGCCGGCATCATCACCACCCCCGCCCACGGCGACGCCCAGATCATCCGGATCGACCCCAAGAACGTCACCGCCCACCTCGCCGCCGGACGGATCGTCGTCGTCGCCGGCTTCCAGGGCGCCAGCGAAGCCGGCGAAATCACCACCCTCGGCCGGGGCGGCAGCGACACCAGCGCCGCCGCGCTGGCGGCGGCGGTCAAGGCAGAGGTCGCCGAAATCTACACCGACGTCGACGGCATCATGACCGCCGACCCGCGGGTGGTCCCCGCAGCCTGCACCATCCCGGTCATCTCCTACGAAGAAGCTTACCAGCTCGCCATCCAGGGCGCCAAAGTCATCCACCCCCGCGCGGTTGAAATCGCCCTTCGCCACAACCTGCCGCTCAGGATCAAAAGCACCTTCGGCGACGCCGCCGGCACCCTCGTGGCCAACGACCGCGACGGCACCATCGAACGCCTGCGGGGGCGCGTCGCCGTCGGCCTGGCCCACAAGAACGGCTACGGCATCATCAGACTCGCCTGGGGGAAAAAAGGCACGGACGCCGCCGCGCTCGCCCGCATGGCCGCGAGCGGCCTCGACGCCGACCTCATCAACATAACCCCGCAGGGCGTCGATATCATCGCCGCCCAGACCGACATCGAGCTCGCCGCCGGCCAGGCCGCGGCCGCCGGCCTAAGCGTCGCCGCCAAAGTGGAAGAATGCGCCAAAATATCCCTCATCGGCTGCTCATCGCCGGCGGCGGCCGTCGTCAACACCTTCGTCGACCTGCTCAGCCAGGCGAAAATCGGCGTCCTGCACACCTACACCGGCCCGTTCGCCGTATCCGGCATCGTCGCCGCCGCCGACCTCGCGGCCGCGCTCAAGGCCCTGCATGCCGGCGTACTCGAGCAACAGGGCAAAGGAGGCTAA
- a CDS encoding aspartate/glutamate racemase family protein, whose translation MKLTGGYTNYGQDLGILMLDTVFPRLVGDIGNARTFPFPVRYKTVRGALPAKVVEQNDERLLASFVEGARELEAEGVKAVTTSCGFLAVFQRELAAAVGIPVLTSSLLQVPAVEKDLGPAGQIVIVTANGERLTPRHLAGAGIETGRHIIYGLEDRPEFYDTFVRQKTVLDVPRLQSEIEEAAREIRARFPAAGALVLECTNLPPFRRIFARVTGLPVYDILSLIGALEFARGPAGAADDWRDPAEPLAVGRDAR comes from the coding sequence ATGAAACTTACCGGAGGATACACCAACTACGGGCAAGACCTCGGCATCCTCATGCTCGACACCGTCTTTCCGCGCCTGGTGGGCGACATCGGCAACGCCCGCACCTTCCCGTTCCCCGTCCGCTACAAAACCGTTCGCGGCGCCCTGCCCGCCAAAGTCGTCGAACAAAACGACGAGCGGCTGCTGGCCTCCTTCGTCGAGGGAGCCCGGGAACTCGAAGCCGAAGGCGTCAAAGCCGTCACCACCAGCTGCGGCTTCCTCGCCGTCTTCCAGCGGGAATTGGCGGCGGCTGTCGGCATCCCCGTGCTCACCTCCAGCCTGCTGCAGGTTCCGGCGGTCGAAAAAGACCTCGGGCCGGCGGGGCAAATCGTCATCGTCACCGCCAACGGCGAGCGCCTCACGCCCCGCCACCTAGCCGGAGCCGGCATCGAAACCGGCCGCCACATCATCTACGGCCTCGAAGACAGGCCGGAATTCTATGACACCTTCGTCCGCCAGAAAACCGTCCTCGACGTCCCCCGGCTGCAAAGCGAAATCGAGGAAGCCGCCCGCGAAATCAGGGCGCGCTTCCCCGCCGCCGGGGCGCTCGTCCTCGAATGCACCAACCTGCCGCCCTTCCGGCGCATCTTCGCCCGCGTCACGGGCCTTCCGGTATACGACATCCTGTCCCTCATCGGCGCCCTCGAATTCGCCCGCGGGCCGGCGGGGGCGGCCGACGACTGGCGGGATCCCGCGGAACCGCTTGCCGTGGGGAGGGATGCCCGCTGA
- the tnpA gene encoding IS200/IS605 family transposase, protein MQLDTQSLAHSKWRCKYHIVFAPKYRRQVIYGKIKTDIGAILRKLCEYKGVEIIEANLCPDHIHMLVSIPPKISVAQFVGYLKGKSSLMIFDRHANLKYKYGNRQFWCKGYFVDTVGRNKEAIEKYIREQLQDDIVADQLCLKELIDPFTGDPVKKS, encoded by the coding sequence ATCCAATTGGATACTCAAAGTCTAGCACACAGCAAATGGCGTTGTAAATACCACATCGTCTTTGCACCGAAATACCGGAGACAGGTTATCTACGGGAAAATTAAAACGGATATTGGGGCGATTTTAAGAAAGCTGTGCGAGTACAAAGGGGTAGAAATTATCGAAGCCAATCTATGCCCGGATCACATTCATATGTTAGTGAGCATACCGCCCAAGATCAGTGTGGCGCAATTTGTCGGGTACTTGAAAGGTAAAAGTTCGCTGATGATATTTGATAGACATGCGAACTTGAAATACAAGTACGGCAACAGACAGTTTTGGTGCAAGGGCTATTTCGTAGATACAGTTGGGCGAAATAAAGAGGCAATTGAGAAATACATCAGAGAGCAGCTTCAAGATGATATAGTTGCTGATCAGCTATGCCTTAAAGAATTGATAGACCCGTTTACGGGTGATCCAGTAAAAAAGTCATAA
- the glpB gene encoding anaerobic glycerol-3-phosphate dehydrogenase subunit GlpB — MKEYDVIVVGAGLAGLTAAAAAAGEGARVLLAAKGAGALTIGGGTIDILGCDADGRPVTDPAAAVAALPESHPYGKLGLPAVRAAADWFLALAAGAGYPYRGSLGENLWLPTAAGTLKPACLAPATMGVARAAAVNSAVILGIAGLKDYRPEMIARGLARRPGYNKHYSVVTVDCGFAGGRDATALDVARWLDSEAGRREFAAQLKKRLPPGQFVIIPPVLGTQPSCAAWETIEAATGCRLLEIAGAPPAVTGLRLRALLLAHLRSRGVAILEHAAVVRAEAGQGRCQAIVTGHHDRERRYRARSFVLATGGFLGGGLESTAGAARESIFGLPLAVPSDPLAWSAPRLLAAGPQPFARFGVDTDRELRPVDAAGRVVLENVRFAGAILAGCDYSHEKAGNGVAVVSGWHAGVAAGRDSREKM, encoded by the coding sequence ATGAAGGAATATGACGTAATCGTCGTCGGCGCCGGCCTGGCCGGCCTGACCGCCGCGGCTGCGGCCGCCGGCGAAGGCGCGCGGGTACTGCTCGCCGCCAAAGGCGCCGGCGCCCTCACCATCGGCGGCGGCACGATCGATATCCTCGGCTGCGACGCCGACGGCCGCCCGGTAACCGACCCGGCCGCCGCCGTCGCCGCCCTCCCGGAAAGCCACCCTTACGGTAAACTCGGCCTGCCGGCCGTGCGGGCGGCCGCCGACTGGTTCCTCGCCCTCGCCGCCGGCGCCGGCTACCCCTATCGCGGCTCGCTCGGCGAGAACCTCTGGCTGCCCACCGCCGCCGGGACGCTCAAACCCGCCTGCCTGGCGCCGGCCACGATGGGCGTCGCCAGGGCCGCGGCCGTCAACAGCGCCGTCATCCTCGGCATCGCCGGCCTCAAGGACTACCGGCCGGAAATGATCGCCCGCGGCCTGGCCCGCCGCCCGGGCTACAACAAACACTACAGCGTCGTCACCGTCGACTGCGGCTTCGCCGGCGGCCGCGACGCCACCGCCCTCGACGTCGCCCGCTGGCTCGACAGCGAAGCCGGCCGCCGCGAATTCGCCGCCCAGCTGAAAAAACGTCTCCCACCCGGGCAATTCGTCATCATACCGCCCGTCCTGGGAACGCAGCCCAGCTGCGCGGCCTGGGAAACGATCGAGGCGGCGACCGGCTGCCGGCTGCTCGAAATCGCCGGCGCCCCGCCCGCCGTCACCGGCCTCCGCCTGCGGGCGCTGCTGCTCGCCCACCTCAGAAGCCGGGGCGTCGCCATCCTCGAACACGCCGCAGTCGTCCGCGCCGAAGCCGGGCAGGGGCGCTGCCAGGCGATCGTCACCGGCCACCACGACCGCGAACGCCGCTACCGGGCCCGCTCCTTCGTACTCGCCACCGGCGGCTTCCTCGGCGGCGGCCTGGAAAGCACCGCCGGCGCCGCGCGGGAGAGCATTTTCGGCCTTCCCCTGGCCGTCCCGTCCGACCCGCTGGCCTGGAGCGCGCCCCGGCTGCTGGCTGCCGGACCGCAGCCCTTCGCCCGCTTCGGCGTCGACACCGACCGCGAACTGAGGCCGGTGGACGCCGCCGGCCGGGTAGTCCTCGAAAACGTCCGTTTCGCCGGCGCCATCCTGGCCGGCTGCGACTACAGCCACGAAAAAGCCGGCAACGGCGTCGCCGTCGTCAGCGGCTGGCACGCCGGCGTGGCGGCAGGGAGGGATAGCCGTGAAAAAATGTAA
- a CDS encoding anaerobic glycerol-3-phosphate dehydrogenase subunit C yields the protein MKKCNTNLDACTACASCTALCPVAAVVRDFPGPKLAGPAAERHRLAGAPADAALAYCTNCKTCDITCPSGVPVAALNMRARAGHVKKHGRRLRDWILAHGEHMAKLAMPAQPLSNLGMANPVTRRMLKAIGIAGSRPLPRYAPRTFLRSFGKLRQQPYDDKVVFFPGCFINYNDPQVGLDLIAVLQANRYEVLVPPGLACCGVPLVTGGYLEEGGKAARRNLAVLADHVRRGVPVLTACTSCGLMLKQEYGELFGADGAGEVAARTYDVMEFLLELHDQGRLNTAFTPVGGKYLYHAPCHLRAQGIGRPALELLAALPGVAVTDLDAGCCGIAGSYGFKDDRYDISMAIGRELFAKIKAAPADAVLADCGTCRLQIAHGAGVKALHPIAVVRKAYEPGYKL from the coding sequence GTGAAAAAATGTAACACCAACCTCGACGCCTGCACCGCGTGCGCCTCCTGCACCGCCCTATGCCCGGTCGCCGCCGTCGTGCGCGACTTCCCCGGCCCCAAGCTGGCCGGCCCCGCCGCCGAGCGCCACCGCCTGGCCGGCGCCCCCGCCGACGCCGCCCTCGCCTACTGCACCAACTGCAAAACCTGCGACATCACCTGCCCCTCCGGCGTGCCGGTGGCGGCGCTCAACATGCGGGCCAGGGCCGGGCACGTCAAAAAGCACGGCCGACGCCTGCGCGACTGGATTCTCGCCCACGGCGAGCACATGGCCAAACTTGCCATGCCCGCCCAGCCTCTTTCCAACCTCGGCATGGCCAACCCCGTCACCCGCCGGATGCTCAAAGCCATCGGCATCGCGGGCAGCAGGCCGCTGCCCCGCTACGCCCCCCGCACCTTCCTCCGGAGCTTCGGCAAACTGCGTCAGCAGCCCTATGACGACAAAGTCGTCTTCTTCCCCGGCTGCTTCATCAACTACAACGACCCCCAGGTCGGCCTCGACCTCATCGCCGTCCTCCAGGCCAACCGCTACGAAGTCCTCGTCCCGCCCGGCCTCGCCTGCTGCGGCGTGCCGCTCGTCACCGGCGGCTACCTAGAAGAAGGCGGGAAGGCCGCGCGGCGCAACCTTGCCGTCCTCGCCGACCACGTTCGCCGGGGCGTCCCCGTCCTCACCGCCTGCACCAGCTGCGGCCTCATGCTCAAACAAGAGTACGGCGAACTCTTCGGCGCCGACGGCGCCGGCGAAGTTGCCGCCCGCACCTACGACGTCATGGAGTTCCTCCTCGAGCTCCACGACCAGGGGCGGCTCAACACCGCCTTCACCCCCGTCGGCGGCAAATACCTCTACCACGCCCCCTGCCACCTCCGCGCCCAGGGCATCGGCCGGCCGGCCCTGGAGCTTTTAGCCGCCCTGCCGGGCGTAGCCGTGACCGACCTCGACGCCGGCTGCTGTGGCATCGCCGGCAGCTACGGCTTCAAGGACGACCGCTACGACATCTCCATGGCCATCGGCCGCGAACTGTTCGCCAAAATAAAAGCCGCGCCGGCCGACGCCGTCCTCGCCGACTGCGGCACCTGCCGGCTGCAGATCGCCCACGGCGCCGGCGTAAAGGCGCTCCACCCCATAGCGGTCGTCAGAAAAGCCTACGAGCCTGGCTATAAACTATAA
- the dapA gene encoding 4-hydroxy-tetrahydrodipicolinate synthase translates to MGKFGQVLTAMVTPFDSNMAVAYDKAAELAAYLVDHGNDGLVVAGSTGEAATLTDEERLKLFETVLAAVGDRAYVIGGTGTNDTAKSVRLTKEAARIGLHGAMLVAPYYNKPSQEGLYRHFAAAAEAAPGLPIIVYNVPGRTGINLLPETVQRLAKMENIVAVKEASGNLEQMSEIIRTTPDDFDLYSGDDALTLPALAIGGCGIISVAGHIVGREIKAMITAFLAGELARARELHLKLLPVYRAMFIATNPTPVKAAVNMLGLAAGDVRLPLVAPGAADLEKIRAEMLKIGLPVKA, encoded by the coding sequence ATGGGTAAATTCGGACAAGTGCTCACCGCGATGGTCACCCCCTTCGACAGCAACATGGCCGTCGCCTACGACAAAGCCGCCGAACTGGCCGCCTACCTCGTCGACCACGGCAACGACGGCCTGGTCGTCGCCGGCAGCACCGGCGAAGCCGCCACCCTCACCGACGAGGAACGGCTGAAACTCTTCGAAACCGTCCTGGCCGCCGTCGGCGACCGGGCCTACGTCATCGGCGGCACCGGCACCAACGACACCGCCAAATCGGTGCGCCTCACCAAGGAAGCCGCCCGCATCGGCCTGCACGGTGCGATGCTCGTAGCCCCCTACTACAACAAACCCTCGCAGGAAGGCCTCTACCGGCATTTCGCCGCCGCGGCCGAAGCCGCCCCCGGCCTGCCCATCATCGTCTACAACGTCCCCGGCCGCACCGGCATCAACCTGCTGCCCGAAACCGTCCAGAGGCTGGCGAAAATGGAAAACATCGTCGCCGTCAAAGAAGCGAGCGGGAATTTGGAACAAATGAGCGAAATAATTCGTACAACCCCGGACGATTTCGACCTTTACTCCGGCGACGACGCCCTCACCCTCCCGGCCCTGGCGATCGGCGGCTGCGGCATCATCAGCGTCGCCGGCCACATCGTCGGCCGCGAGATCAAGGCGATGATCACCGCCTTCCTCGCCGGCGAACTCGCCCGCGCCAGGGAACTGCACCTCAAGCTGCTGCCCGTATACAGGGCCATGTTCATCGCCACCAACCCCACCCCGGTCAAAGCCGCCGTCAACATGCTCGGCCTCGCCGCCGGCGACGTCCGCCTGCCGCTCGTCGCGCCGGGCGCGGCCGACCTTGAGAAAATCCGCGCCGAAATGCTCAAAATCGGCCTGCCGGTCAAAGCATAA